The Sphingobacteriales bacterium genomic sequence AAATGGCCACAACGACCGGTAAGATTTTGTAGGGTTGCCCTCAAATTTTTTATCTGTTAAGTCGGGGTCGTCTTCTATGGGGCCGGTTGGTTCAACCAAATAAATTCTTTGGCGTTCATTGCCAGTGGCAAGCTCGCCCCCCCAAATAGCCGCGTCTAAGGTAGCAGTTAAAAAAATGTATTTTGAGGGCTTTTTTTGTCCATAGTTGGTGGCAAAACCTGCTTCAATAAAATCGCCAATTTTTAAGTCGGCTTTTGTGCCATGAAAATAGGTTTGTGCAAACGGAGTTGCGCCATTTGAACCTCCGGATGATTTTTTAGCCGTTTCATTTTCTTTCATAGTATTAAACTTGCTTGTACTGAAATAAAGTGCGAAGTTAGCAAGAAGTGTTCATGTCAGCATCCGGATAAGCAAAGCATCCGGATAAAACCTTTAGCCAAAGCGCACTTGCTACGCCTAAAAATCGTAATTTTGTGCCTATATTCTGTTTTGTTCCCCTAATTTCTTACATAAATTAGATTAAAAAAATATGGAATTTCAAACCTTATCATATTATAAATACATTAACCTGCCCGATGCGCCTCAAATGGCTGCCGACCATTTGGCTTTTTGTGTACAACTTGGCGTAAAAGGCCGCGTGTTTTTTGCCGATGAGGGTTTAAGTGGCACGGTTTCGGGAAGTGTTGAGCAGTGCAACGCCTACAAGCAGCAGCTAAACAGCCTGCCACCCTTTGCCGACCTTGAATTTAAAACCGACCCCAGCCAAACGCACTCCTTCAATAAAATTCATGTGCGATACCGCCCCGAAGTAGTGCATTTTGGCCACAATATTCGCCTTAACCCAGCGCAAGAAACCGCAAAACACCTTAGCCCGCAAGCGGTACTACAACTTAAAGACCAGCCCAACGTAGTGTTTTTAGATGCCCGCAACAAATTTGAATGGATAGTTGGCAAATTTAAAAACGCGGTTACCTTAGATATTGATACGTTCCGCGATTTTCCGGAAAAATTAGCCGAATTAGAGCCGCTCAAACAAA encodes the following:
- the arr gene encoding NAD(+)--rifampin ADP-ribosyltransferase, with translation MKENETAKKSSGGSNGATPFAQTYFHGTKADLKIGDFIEAGFATNYGQKKPSKYIFLTATLDAAIWGGELATGNERQRIYLVEPTGPIEDDPDLTDKKFEGNPTKSYRSLWPFKVVGEVTIWSGHTAEQVDAMQQALKNLNEQGIRSWNDD
- a CDS encoding rhodanese-related sulfurtransferase; this translates as MEFQTLSYYKYINLPDAPQMAADHLAFCVQLGVKGRVFFADEGLSGTVSGSVEQCNAYKQQLNSLPPFADLEFKTDPSQTHSFNKIHVRYRPEVVHFGHNIRLNPAQETAKHLSPQAVLQLKDQPNVVFLDARNKFEWIVGKFKNAVTLDIDTFRDFPEKLAELEPLKQKTVIAYCTGGIRCEKATAFLLQNGFSRDKLFQIDGGIINYAAQTGGTDFDGKCYVFDKRVVIDVNTVNPTVVSTCATCGSLESRMVNCANPECNNHYVQCKTCSDTLNGACSVACSEHPRIRPYDGTGYYAQSGKQIFTKNTKPNYQQQQQQL